Within the Nitratireductor basaltis genome, the region GCGATGACCCGCAAGCCAGGAGACCTGCCACGGCGCATCACAACCACGGGCGGGGTGTCCCGGTGAGGGTTTGCGTTGCGGCCATCCGTTGCCGTGCGCTTTTGCCTTTCCGCCATAACCCCGTCCTGACAGACCGGGGTTTGAAATGTCTGGAAATATCAAGATTGCAGCACTCGGCCTGCCGCGTATCGGCGCCAGGCGGGAACTGAAATTCGCGCTGGAGGGCTTCTGGTCGGGAAAACTGACCGAGGCCGAACTTCTCGCAAAGGCGGCAGAATTGCGCGCAGAAAACTGGAGGCGCCTGCAGAGACTAGGTGTGGATGTCATCCCGTCCAATGATTTTTCGCTCTATGACCACGTGCTGGACATGGCGGTGACCGTGGGCGCGGTGCCTGAGCGCTTCGAGCAAGTGAAGGCGGGCGGTGTACTGGCGACTTATTTCGCCATGGCGCGTGGCAGTACGGGCACTGAGCGTGACGCCTGCGAACATTCTCACGGTGACGGCGTCGCAGCGCTTGAGATGACCAAATGGTTCGACACGAATTACCACTACATGGTGCCGGAACTGCACGCCGGACAGGCGTTTGCTCTGGCTGGGGAAAAGCCGGTTGCCGAATATCTGGAAGCCAGGGCGTTGGGCATCGAAACGCGGCCCGTACTGCTTGGACCGGTATCCTTCCTGAAGCTCAGCAAATGTGTTGACGGGAGCGATCCACTGGCGCTGTTGCCGCGATTGTTGCCTCTCTATGTCGAACTTCTCGCGCGTTTGCGTGAGGCGGGAGCCGAATGGGTGCAGATCGACGAGCCTTGCCTGGTACTCGACCTTCAGGAACGTGAGCGCGAGGCCTACGCGTTTGCATTCGGTGCGCTGGCCACGAAAGATGCGCCGAAGATCATGCTTGCCACCTATTTCGGTGGGCTTGGAGAAAATCTCGCCGTCGTTTCCACCCTTCCGGTACACGGCCTGCATGTTGACCTCGTGCGTGCTCCCGACCAGCTTGATGCAGTTCTGGATGCGATACGTCCGGAGAGCGTGCTTTCCCTTGGCGTGATTGACGGGCGCAATGTGTGGCGGGCGGATCTTGCGCGCCTTATCGAGCGGCTGGAGCCGGTGGTAAGAGGGCGTCAGGGTGTAGTGCAGATCGCACCTTCCTGCTCGCTTATTCATGTGCCGATTGATCTGGAGCTTGAGACCGAGCTCGATGTGGATTTGAAGACCTGGCTGGCTTTTGCTCTACAGAAGATCGAGGAGCTAGGCGTTCTGAAGGCAGCCCTTTCTGGCGAGGCGGCGCGTGTAGGCGAACGGATTGAGGCGGCCACCCACGCGCTTGAGGCGCGACGCAGATCGGCGAAAGTGCATAGTCAGGCCGTTGCGGCTCGTCTTGCGCAGGTCAGGGCGGGATTGACCAGGCGCAGCCTTGATTTCCAGTCGCGTCGAAAGTTGCAGAATGCGGCGCTTGGCCTGCCATCGTTCCCCACAACCACCATCGGCTCCTTCCCGCAGACGCCAGAGGTGAGGAAAGCGCGGGCCGCGCATCGTCGGGGCGAGATTCAGACCGCGGATTATCTCAGCTATCTGCGTCGGGAAACCGAAGCGGCCATTCGCTGGCAGGAAGAGGTGGGGCTGGATGTGCTCGTGCATGGCGAGTTCGAGCGCAACGACATGGTGCAGTATTTCGGAGAGCAGCTGTCGGGCTATGCCTTCACAAGCCATGGTTGGGTGCAAAGCTACGGGTCACGCTATGTGCGTCCGCCAGTGATCTTCGGCGACGTCTCGCGACCGGAGCCCATGACCGTGGACTGGGCGAAATTTGCACAATCGCTGACGGACAAACCGGTGAAGGGCATGCTGACTGGGCCGGTCACCATGCTGCAATGGTCGTTCCCACGCGATGACGTGCCACGGGAGACGACCTGCCGACAGATCGCGCTGGCGCTGCGGGACGAGGTGCAGGACCTGGAAGCCGCCGGGATCAGCATCATCCAGGTGGATGAGCCGGCGCTGCGCGAGGGGCTGCCCTTGAAGCAGGGAGAATGGCACGACTATCTCGAATGGGCAGTCGACTGCTTCCGTCTCGCGACCTGCGGCGTGGCCGCTGAAACGCAGATCCACACCCATATGTGCTATGCCGAGTTCAACGATATCATCGAAGCCATCGAGGCGCTGGATGCGGATGTGATTTCGATCGAGACCTCCCGCTCACGCATGGAGCTTCTGGATGCCTTCTCCAGCCATGCCTATGGGAAGGATATCGGGCCGGGCGTCTTCGACATTCATTCCCCGCGCGTTCCGCCGGCAGAGGAGATGTCGGAACTTTTGCAGAAGGCCAAAGATGGTCTGAAACCCTGGCAGATCTGGGTCAATCCCGATTGTGGCCTGAAGACGCGGGCCTGGGAGGAAGTCAGGCCCGCACTTGCCAATATGGTAGAGGCGGCGCGTCGGTTGCGCTCCAGCGTTTGATCCGGTGGGCGGGTGCATAACGCACCCGCTCGTCAATGCCGTGGTGGCATTGTCGGGTCGTCCTGGTAGACACGCTCGGTGCCTTCGTGCTGGCGAATTTTCTCGCTGGCTTTCAGCCTGCGGCGGCGCATTACCGCGTAGATCACCGCGATGCCAAGAATGATCGGACCGCCTGCTACCGTCAGCAGCCACAGGAAATTGCTCGAATGTATCACGCCTTGCTCCTGTCGTGATTGATGCGGTGTAGGACCGCCTTGCTTGAGGGAACAATGCGAGCGTAGTCGCGTGGTTCCCTCTGGAACCCAAAGCGCGTGGGTGTCGTTCTTCTGGCAAGTGACAGCGAGGAATGACGATGAGCGCTACATCCGAACGCATTTCCATCCGCCCCTATGACGGCACGGTCAATATCTTCTTTTCCGATGCGGTGGTCGCATCGACGGAGAAGGCACTGGTTTTGGAGGAGCAGGGGCACAAGCCCGTCTACTATGTGCCGTTCGAGCACATCTATTTCGATTTTTTCCGCAAGAGCCCGACCACCACAACCTGCCCGTTCAAGGGTCAGGCCTCATACTGGAGCGTGGAGGCTGTCGGCGAAGCTGCCGACGATGTGCTGTGGTCCTATGAGACTCCGCATGAGGATGTGAGGCAGATTGCAGGCTATGGTGCGTTCGATCCAAACAAGGTCGACATCGAAGCCGCCCCCAAGGACAGCCCGCGGCACGTGCCTGAAGGGGACTGACTGCAAGAGACCACTGATCAGGCCGGATCGAGCCGTCGAGCGCAAGTTCGGCGGCTTTTCTTTTACTTGCGCATCGCTGTATGAGCTTCTTGGACAAAGCAGGTCATCGCGAATAGGCTGGTGATCCTGCAAGAAGACAGTCGACAAACCTAAAGCGGGTGGGCGGGTACGGTGAACAAGGATGAGCGGTCCTTTCTGATCAACATGCTGGAGCGGCATGACAACCTGAGTGACGAGGAGCGGCAAGCCATTATCGCATTGCCGGCCCGCATGCGCAGCTTCGCTTCCGGCGAAGAGCTTGTCGCCGAGGATTCGCGTCCTGAGGAGGCCTGTCTTATCGTTGAAGGTTTCGCCGCCCGCGCGCAATATCTGGCCAATGGCAAGCGCCAGATTTCGGCGGTGCATATCCCCGGAGATTTCGTCGATCTGCACAGCATGTTGCTGAAGACCATGGACCACGCGGTGATTGCCGTCGGGCCCTGCCGCGCGGCATTCGTGCCGCATGGCAATCTTCGTCGCCTGACGGAAACGCACCCGCATCTGACCCGTCTTCTGTGGCACACGACACTGGTGGATGCAGCTATTCAACGGGCCTGGATCGTCTCACTTGGGCGTATGAGTGCCGAGCAGCAAATGGGTCATCTGCTCTGCGAGCTTTACACGCGGTTACGGGCAGTGGGGGTCATCGAGGGCGACAGTTTCGACTTCCCACCGACGCAAGCCATGATCGGTGACATGCTGGGCATGTCGACCGTCTATGTGAACAAGACACTCGCGAATTTGCGCTCCACCGGATATGTCGAATGGCAGGACCGGCGTGTCCGTATCGTCGATTACGAGCGGTTGGCGGAGATGGCAGAGTTCGACCCGCGTTATCTCAATCTGTGGCGCGAGCCCCGATAGCTCGAACTCTGCCTGTCTGTTGCCTATCTACCGGATTATAGTGGTGCCAGCACGGAACAATGCTCGCGCCGGACAAGGCTGTGCGGCCCGTATATTGACATAAAGATGTCTTTATGTGATTGCTCCGGCGAAATCCATGAGAGGAAATTGCGTGTCTGAGAATCCGTCCGCCCTTGATGAACTGTTTGGCCCTGTTGGCGCGAAATCCGACGGGTCGGATGTGTTCGCCGCGCTGGAAAAGGCCGCGCGCGAGCGCATTCTCGTCATGGATGGCGCGATGGGTACGCAGATCCAGAGCCTCAAGCTGGACGAGGAACAGTTCCGCGGCGAGCGTTTCCTGGGCTGCGAGTGCCACCAGAAGGGCAATAACGACATTCTCATCCTCACGCAGCCCAAGGCGATCGAGGATATCCATTACGACTATGCGATTGCCGGCGCGGATATTCTGGAGACGAACACTTTCTCCTCCACCTCTATTGCCCAGGCCGATTATGGCATGGAGGAGGTGGTCTATGACCTGAACCGTGATGGCGCGCGGCTTGCCAAGCGCGCGGCACGCCGGGCGGAACAGAAGGATGGCAGACGGCGCTTTGTTGCCGGTGCGCTGGGGCCGACAAACCGTACCGCCTCCATTTCACCAGACGTCAACAATCCTGGCTTTCGCGCTGTCACCTTCGACGAGCTGCGTATTGCCTATGGCGAGCAGTTGCGCGGGCTGATTGATGGCGGCTCCGACATCATCCTGATCGAGACGATCTTTGACACGCTGAATGCCAAGGCAGCCATCTTCGCCTGCGAGGAGATCTTTGCGGAGAAGGGCGTGCGGCTGCCGATCATGATTTCCGGCACCATTACCGATCTTTCCGGCCGCATGCTTTCCGGCCAGACGCCAACGGCGTTCTGGCATTCGATCCGTCACGCGAAGCCTTTTACGGTCGGCTTGAACTGTGCGCTGGGTGCGGAAGCGATGCGTCCGCACATGGCGGAGCTTTCAGGTGCTGCCGATACCTTCACCTGCGCCTATCCCAATGCGGGTCTGCCCAACGCTTTTGGCGAATATGACGAGAGCCCGGAATTCATGGCCGCGCAGGTGGCGGGCTTTGCCGATGAAGGACTGGTCAATGTGGTGGGCGGCTGCTGTGGCTCAACGCCGGAACATATCCGCGCGATCGCAGAGGCCGTTGCTGGCAAGAAGCCGCGCCAGGTGCCGAAGAAGAAGCCGCAATTGCGCCTTTCAGGTCTCGAGCCCTTCACGCTTACCGACGACATTCCGTTTGTGAATGTGGGCGAGCGGACGAATGTCACGGGCTCGGCCAAATTCCGCAAGCTGATCACCAATGGCGACTATGCGACAGCACTTGAGGTCGCGCTGAGCCAGGTGGAAAACGGCGCCCAGATCATCGACATCAACATGGATGAGGGTCTCATCGACTCGAAGAAGGCGATGGTGGAATTTCTCAACCTCATTGCCGCCGAGCCGGATATTGCTCGCGTGCCGATCATGGTCGACTCCTCCAAATGGGAGGTGATCGAAGCCGGCCTGAAATGCATTCAGGGCAAGGCGATCGTAAATTCGATCTCGCTCAAGGAAGGCGAAGAGCAGTTTCTGGAGCATGCTCGGCTTTGCCGTGCCTATGGCGCTGCCGTTGTCGTCATGGCCTTCGACGAGGAAGGGCAGGCCGATACGAAGGCGCGCAAGCTCGAGATCTGTACCCGCGCCTACAAGATCCTCACTGAAAAGGCCGGGCTTCTGCCCGAAGACATCATTTTCGACCCGAACATCTTCGCCGTGGCAACGGGCATCGAGGAGCACGACAATTACGGGGTCGACTTCATCGAGGCGACGCGCGAGATCACCGAGACGCTGCCGCATGTGCATGTGTCGGGCGGTGTGTCGAATCTTTCGTTCTCCTTCCGCGGCAACGAGCCGGTGCGCGAGGCGATGCATGCCGTATTCCTCTACCATGCCATCAAGGCGGGCATGGATATGGGCATCGTCAATGCCGGGCAGCTTGCGGTCTATGACCAGATCGATCCGGAATTGCGCGAGGCCTGCGAGGATGTCGTTCTCAATCGCCAGCCCAAGGATGGCGGCACTGCAACCGAGCGCATGCTGGAGATTGCCGAGCGCTATCGCGGTTCCGGTGGTTCCAAGGGGCGCGAGAAGGACCTCACCTGGCGCGAATGGCCGGTTGAGAAACGCCTTGAACATGCGCTGGTGAACGGCATCACCGAATATATCGACGAGGATACGGAAGAAGCACGGCTACAGGCCGAGCGTCCGCTGCATGTGATCGAAGGTCCGCTCATGGCGGGCATGAATGTAGTTGGTGATCTGTTCGGCGCGGGCAAGATGTTCCTGCCGCAGGTGGTGAAATCCGCCCGCGTGATGAAGCAGGCAGTCGCGATCCTTCTGCCTTACATGGAAGAGGAAAAGCTGGCCAATGGCGGCGGCGAACGCGAGGCGGCCGGCAAGGTGCTGATGGCGACGGTAAAGGGCGATGTTCACGACATCGGCAAGAACATCGTCGGCGTCGTGCTGGCCTGCAACAATTACGAGATCATCGACCTTGGCGTCATGGTTCCTGCGGAGAAGATCCTGCAGACGGCAAAGGACGAGAAGGTCGATGTAATCGGTCTCTCGGGTCTCATCACGCCTTCCCTCGACGAGATGGTGCATGTCGCGGCGGAGATGGAGCGTCAGGGCTTCGACATTCCGCTTCTGATTGGCGGTGCGACCACCAGCCGTGTGCATACGGCGGTGAAGATACACCCGCAATATGAGCGCGGGCAGGTGGTGCATGTGAATGATGCCAGCCGTGCTGTCGGTGTGGTTTCCAATCTGCTGTCTGACGATATTCGCGATGGCTATATCGAGAAGATCCGGGCCGAATATGCCAAGGTCGCAGATGCGCATTATCGCTCTGAGGCCGACAAGCAGCGTCTGCCGCTCGCAAAAGCGCGAGCCAATGCCCTGAAGCTTGATTGGTCGGCCTATCAGCCCAAGCGCCCGAGCTTTGTCGGCACCAGGACCTTCGAGGACTGGGACCTTGAGGAACTCGCGCGCTATATCGACTGGACGCCTTTCTT harbors:
- a CDS encoding Crp/Fnr family transcriptional regulator, producing the protein MNKDERSFLINMLERHDNLSDEERQAIIALPARMRSFASGEELVAEDSRPEEACLIVEGFAARAQYLANGKRQISAVHIPGDFVDLHSMLLKTMDHAVIAVGPCRAAFVPHGNLRRLTETHPHLTRLLWHTTLVDAAIQRAWIVSLGRMSAEQQMGHLLCELYTRLRAVGVIEGDSFDFPPTQAMIGDMLGMSTVYVNKTLANLRSTGYVEWQDRRVRIVDYERLAEMAEFDPRYLNLWREPR
- the metH gene encoding methionine synthase, which gives rise to MRGNCVSENPSALDELFGPVGAKSDGSDVFAALEKAARERILVMDGAMGTQIQSLKLDEEQFRGERFLGCECHQKGNNDILILTQPKAIEDIHYDYAIAGADILETNTFSSTSIAQADYGMEEVVYDLNRDGARLAKRAARRAEQKDGRRRFVAGALGPTNRTASISPDVNNPGFRAVTFDELRIAYGEQLRGLIDGGSDIILIETIFDTLNAKAAIFACEEIFAEKGVRLPIMISGTITDLSGRMLSGQTPTAFWHSIRHAKPFTVGLNCALGAEAMRPHMAELSGAADTFTCAYPNAGLPNAFGEYDESPEFMAAQVAGFADEGLVNVVGGCCGSTPEHIRAIAEAVAGKKPRQVPKKKPQLRLSGLEPFTLTDDIPFVNVGERTNVTGSAKFRKLITNGDYATALEVALSQVENGAQIIDINMDEGLIDSKKAMVEFLNLIAAEPDIARVPIMVDSSKWEVIEAGLKCIQGKAIVNSISLKEGEEQFLEHARLCRAYGAAVVVMAFDEEGQADTKARKLEICTRAYKILTEKAGLLPEDIIFDPNIFAVATGIEEHDNYGVDFIEATREITETLPHVHVSGGVSNLSFSFRGNEPVREAMHAVFLYHAIKAGMDMGIVNAGQLAVYDQIDPELREACEDVVLNRQPKDGGTATERMLEIAERYRGSGGSKGREKDLTWREWPVEKRLEHALVNGITEYIDEDTEEARLQAERPLHVIEGPLMAGMNVVGDLFGAGKMFLPQVVKSARVMKQAVAILLPYMEEEKLANGGGEREAAGKVLMATVKGDVHDIGKNIVGVVLACNNYEIIDLGVMVPAEKILQTAKDEKVDVIGLSGLITPSLDEMVHVAAEMERQGFDIPLLIGGATTSRVHTAVKIHPQYERGQVVHVNDASRAVGVVSNLLSDDIRDGYIEKIRAEYAKVADAHYRSEADKQRLPLAKARANALKLDWSAYQPKRPSFVGTRTFEDWDLEELARYIDWTPFFQTWEMKGRYPKILEDEKQGEAARQLFADAQAMLKQIIEEKWFRPRAVIGFWPANAVGDDIRLFADDNRTEELATFYTLRQQLSRRDGRPNLAMSDFVAPQDSGREDYVGGFVVTAGIEEVAIAERFERANDDYNSILVKALADRFAEAFAERMHEMVRREFWGYASDEALSNDDLIAEKYAGIRPAPGYPAQPDHTEKETLFRLLDAENQAGVKLTESYAMWPGSSVSGLYIGHPESYYFGVAKVERDQVEDYARRKNMPLEEVERWLAPILNYIPAKLAAAAE
- a CDS encoding DUF427 domain-containing protein → MSATSERISIRPYDGTVNIFFSDAVVASTEKALVLEEQGHKPVYYVPFEHIYFDFFRKSPTTTTCPFKGQASYWSVEAVGEAADDVLWSYETPHEDVRQIAGYGAFDPNKVDIEAAPKDSPRHVPEGD
- the metE gene encoding 5-methyltetrahydropteroyltriglutamate--homocysteine S-methyltransferase, coding for MSGNIKIAALGLPRIGARRELKFALEGFWSGKLTEAELLAKAAELRAENWRRLQRLGVDVIPSNDFSLYDHVLDMAVTVGAVPERFEQVKAGGVLATYFAMARGSTGTERDACEHSHGDGVAALEMTKWFDTNYHYMVPELHAGQAFALAGEKPVAEYLEARALGIETRPVLLGPVSFLKLSKCVDGSDPLALLPRLLPLYVELLARLREAGAEWVQIDEPCLVLDLQEREREAYAFAFGALATKDAPKIMLATYFGGLGENLAVVSTLPVHGLHVDLVRAPDQLDAVLDAIRPESVLSLGVIDGRNVWRADLARLIERLEPVVRGRQGVVQIAPSCSLIHVPIDLELETELDVDLKTWLAFALQKIEELGVLKAALSGEAARVGERIEAATHALEARRRSAKVHSQAVAARLAQVRAGLTRRSLDFQSRRKLQNAALGLPSFPTTTIGSFPQTPEVRKARAAHRRGEIQTADYLSYLRRETEAAIRWQEEVGLDVLVHGEFERNDMVQYFGEQLSGYAFTSHGWVQSYGSRYVRPPVIFGDVSRPEPMTVDWAKFAQSLTDKPVKGMLTGPVTMLQWSFPRDDVPRETTCRQIALALRDEVQDLEAAGISIIQVDEPALREGLPLKQGEWHDYLEWAVDCFRLATCGVAAETQIHTHMCYAEFNDIIEAIEALDADVISIETSRSRMELLDAFSSHAYGKDIGPGVFDIHSPRVPPAEEMSELLQKAKDGLKPWQIWVNPDCGLKTRAWEEVRPALANMVEAARRLRSSV